The following proteins are encoded in a genomic region of Burkholderia cepacia:
- a CDS encoding SMP-30/gluconolactonase/LRE family protein, protein MVARKRIQAALVAAAIAAIAPAAHAGNTTDWLANTYGTLAAHVGNVARAMWVAPEGVIYTASMWDEDEGGVAIYQNGKSIGSIGTHSEFQGSAITGNATSLFVALQPGKTYGSGAVGRYNRATKYRDRVIQISAATNQPRIDVVTGLATAGSLLYASDFYGNRVRVFTTDGVWQRDINVSAPGALAVDGAGNVWVAQKSAGAIVGFSPAGALLNTIRMAAGSQPSALYFDAAAAQLLVGDEGPDQNIKRYTVAGRPALAGTFGVRGGYLDTTTGIKGQVGAQRFTRIVGIGKDTGGNLYVLNNPWGGSWDLGRNGATDIHAYSSTGSLRYTLQSLNFEGIAAPDPVTDGALFYGGTHVYSGTAGGKFVANTVDPFAYPSDPRINMSDTQRDEHFGLLTSVGANRILVAAGQNPPVFYFYHFNAANGYIAIPDGSIPGPAFNTTQRVTSGFSIDSKGGVWAGLDKTGAITHYPLTGFDANGKPSWGPGVATRIPASILPLTRIVYLADSDTMVLAQGALGSNDWTSIGTRIEVYHGWSTGNTTKPDPVITLPHSGAKSIDAVGNHLFVGYWFSSSGPLWPNVDAFNLTTGNLDTTLVNASPATVDTSSAIDAMYSIRAYRRSNGEYVVMKNNVKGNSITVYRWTP, encoded by the coding sequence ATGGTCGCCAGAAAACGAATCCAGGCTGCGCTTGTTGCCGCAGCGATTGCCGCGATCGCACCGGCCGCACACGCCGGCAATACCACCGACTGGCTGGCGAATACCTACGGCACGCTCGCGGCGCACGTCGGCAACGTCGCGCGTGCGATGTGGGTTGCCCCGGAAGGCGTGATTTACACGGCGTCGATGTGGGACGAGGATGAAGGCGGTGTGGCGATTTACCAGAACGGCAAGAGCATCGGCTCGATCGGCACGCACTCGGAATTCCAGGGCAGCGCGATCACCGGCAACGCGACGTCGCTGTTCGTTGCGCTGCAGCCCGGCAAGACGTACGGCAGCGGCGCGGTGGGGCGCTACAACCGCGCGACGAAGTATCGCGACCGCGTGATCCAGATCAGCGCGGCAACCAACCAGCCGCGCATCGACGTCGTCACCGGGCTCGCGACGGCCGGTTCGCTGCTCTACGCCAGCGACTTCTACGGCAATCGCGTGCGCGTATTCACCACCGACGGCGTGTGGCAGCGCGACATCAATGTGTCGGCGCCGGGCGCGCTCGCGGTGGACGGCGCGGGCAACGTGTGGGTCGCGCAGAAGAGCGCGGGCGCGATCGTCGGCTTCAGCCCGGCGGGCGCGCTGCTGAACACGATCCGGATGGCGGCCGGGTCGCAGCCGTCGGCGCTGTATTTCGATGCGGCGGCCGCGCAACTGCTGGTGGGCGATGAAGGCCCCGACCAGAACATCAAGCGCTATACGGTGGCGGGCCGGCCCGCGCTGGCCGGCACGTTCGGCGTGCGCGGCGGCTATCTCGACACGACGACGGGCATCAAGGGGCAGGTCGGCGCGCAGCGCTTCACGCGGATCGTCGGGATCGGCAAGGACACCGGCGGCAACCTTTATGTGCTCAACAATCCATGGGGCGGCAGCTGGGATCTCGGCCGCAACGGCGCGACCGACATTCATGCGTACAGCAGCACCGGGAGCCTGCGCTATACGCTGCAGTCGCTGAACTTCGAAGGCATCGCGGCGCCGGACCCCGTCACGGACGGCGCGCTGTTCTATGGCGGCACGCATGTATACAGCGGAACCGCGGGCGGCAAGTTCGTCGCGAACACCGTGGATCCGTTCGCGTACCCGTCGGACCCGCGCATCAACATGAGCGATACGCAGCGCGACGAACACTTTGGGCTGCTCACGTCGGTGGGCGCGAACCGGATCCTCGTCGCGGCCGGCCAGAATCCGCCCGTCTTCTACTTCTACCACTTCAACGCGGCGAACGGCTATATCGCGATTCCCGACGGATCGATTCCGGGCCCCGCGTTCAACACGACGCAGCGCGTGACGAGCGGCTTCAGCATCGACAGCAAGGGCGGCGTGTGGGCCGGCCTCGACAAGACCGGCGCGATCACGCATTACCCGCTGACCGGTTTCGACGCGAACGGCAAACCGTCGTGGGGGCCGGGTGTCGCGACCCGCATTCCGGCCAGCATCCTGCCGCTGACGCGCATCGTCTATCTCGCGGACAGCGACACGATGGTGCTCGCGCAGGGGGCGCTCGGCAGCAACGACTGGACGTCGATCGGCACGCGTATCGAGGTGTACCACGGCTGGAGCACGGGCAACACGACGAAACCCGATCCGGTGATCACACTGCCGCACAGCGGCGCGAAGTCGATCGATGCGGTCGGCAATCACCTGTTCGTCGGCTACTGGTTCAGCAGCAGCGGGCCGCTGTGGCCGAACGTCGACGCGTTCAACCTTACCACCGGCAATCTCGATACCACGCTGGTCAATGCGAGCCCCGCGACCGTCGATACGAGCAGCGCGATCGACGCGATGTACAGCATCCGCGCGTACCGCCGCTCGAATGGCGAGTACGTGGTGATGAAGAACAACGTGAAGGGGAACAGCATCACCGTGTACCGATGGACGCCTTGA
- a CDS encoding alpha/beta hydrolase yields MTGRTGVLLIHGLGGTQYDLGSLHKAMRRAGADTHMITLPGHGTRPEDLVGVRAEAWLDAVTEQYRALEREYDTLHVAGMCMGALVALLLCHRVQHARGRLALLATPVFIDGWSTPWYRSLRHVLYRVPGVAERMRVEEGDPFGIKNATIRAIVKKKFERQDSFHYAWVPLACVRQVDRMRDWALGAASGTPCPTLVLHAREDELTSLRSADFLLEKMPDARGIVLENSYHMICADNDRDDVARHVLEFFGFDPVHAVSPAMARRMGRPES; encoded by the coding sequence ATGACAGGCCGCACGGGCGTCCTGCTGATCCACGGGCTCGGCGGCACGCAATACGATCTCGGTTCGCTGCACAAGGCGATGCGGCGCGCGGGCGCCGACACGCACATGATCACGCTGCCGGGACACGGCACGCGCCCCGAGGATCTGGTCGGCGTGCGCGCGGAGGCGTGGCTCGACGCGGTGACCGAACAGTATCGCGCGCTGGAACGCGAGTACGACACGCTGCATGTCGCGGGCATGTGCATGGGCGCGCTGGTCGCACTGCTGCTGTGCCACCGCGTGCAGCATGCGCGCGGCCGGCTCGCGTTGCTGGCGACGCCGGTGTTCATCGACGGCTGGTCGACGCCGTGGTACCGGTCGCTGCGGCATGTGCTGTATCGCGTGCCGGGTGTCGCGGAGCGGATGCGCGTCGAGGAAGGCGATCCGTTCGGCATCAAGAACGCGACGATCCGCGCGATCGTGAAGAAGAAGTTCGAGCGGCAGGACAGCTTCCACTACGCGTGGGTGCCGCTTGCCTGTGTGCGGCAGGTCGACCGGATGCGCGACTGGGCGCTCGGGGCCGCGTCCGGCACGCCGTGCCCGACGCTCGTGCTGCATGCGCGCGAGGACGAACTGACGAGCCTGCGCTCGGCCGATTTCCTGCTGGAGAAGATGCCCGACGCGCGCGGGATCGTGCTGGAGAACAGCTATCACATGATCTGCGCGGACAACGATCGCGACGACGTCGCGCGGCACGTGCTCGAATTCTTCGGCTTCGATCCCGTGCATGCGGTGAGCCCGGCGATGGCGCGGCGGATGGGGCGGCCGGAATCGTGA
- a CDS encoding glycosyltransferase, whose product MNILYTNFHRDYGGGQDTYVRDLAAAMSRHHRVTVASPEGSRLSRLLKDSPDVAIFDMEFKPRWNRLCQEIVRLRRRIAAERFDVIHVNGSADHRQVMLALLGCRYRPAVVLTKHNTYRADSFGNLLRARLATDHTIAVSDYVASMLALRSPYGDVTVVKHGVRRSAAERLAIDEIRRRKIALFGPSGADAIVLGSSAGTAPEKGWMDLIAALGGLPEGERERFRVLLVGAEPSREQREQIARHGMASRTAFTGRLDDVRAPFSIIDVSFVLSYHESLSYACREAMSLGCPAIVTRVGGLPENVEPGVDGWVVPPREPEAIEAILSAIAREPGCVRSMGRSARLKGRREFSFDTFVDATLSVYQKSIRHNPYRWVTSMRSV is encoded by the coding sequence ATGAACATTCTGTACACCAACTTCCACCGCGACTACGGCGGCGGCCAGGATACCTACGTACGCGATCTCGCCGCCGCGATGAGCCGGCATCATCGCGTGACCGTCGCGTCTCCGGAGGGAAGCCGCCTGTCGCGCCTGTTGAAGGACAGCCCCGACGTGGCCATCTTCGACATGGAATTCAAGCCGCGCTGGAACCGGCTGTGCCAGGAAATCGTCCGGCTGCGCCGGCGGATCGCCGCCGAGCGCTTCGACGTCATCCACGTGAACGGGTCCGCCGACCACCGGCAGGTGATGCTCGCGCTGCTCGGGTGCCGGTACCGGCCCGCGGTCGTGCTCACCAAGCACAACACGTATCGCGCCGACAGCTTTGGCAACCTGCTGCGCGCTCGGCTCGCCACCGACCACACCATCGCGGTCAGCGACTACGTCGCGAGCATGCTCGCGCTGCGCTCCCCGTACGGAGACGTGACGGTCGTGAAGCACGGCGTGCGCCGGTCGGCCGCCGAACGACTGGCCATCGACGAGATCCGCCGCCGCAAGATCGCGCTGTTCGGGCCGTCAGGCGCGGACGCGATCGTGCTGGGCAGCAGCGCCGGCACCGCGCCGGAGAAAGGCTGGATGGACCTGATCGCGGCACTGGGCGGCCTGCCCGAGGGCGAGCGCGAGCGGTTTCGTGTGCTGCTGGTCGGCGCGGAGCCTTCCCGCGAGCAGCGCGAACAGATCGCGCGGCACGGCATGGCGTCGCGCACCGCGTTCACCGGGCGCCTCGACGACGTACGGGCGCCGTTCTCGATCATCGACGTGTCGTTCGTGCTGTCGTACCACGAAAGCCTGTCGTACGCGTGCCGCGAAGCGATGTCGCTCGGCTGCCCCGCGATCGTCACGCGCGTGGGAGGACTGCCCGAAAACGTCGAGCCGGGCGTGGACGGCTGGGTCGTCCCGCCGCGCGAGCCCGAGGCGATCGAGGCCATCCTGAGCGCGATCGCGCGCGAACCCGGCTGTGTCCGTTCGATGGGACGCAGCGCGCGGCTGAAGGGCAGGCGCGAGTTCTCGTTCGACACTTTCGTCGACGCGACGTTGTCCGTCTATCAGAAATCGATTCGACACAACCCCTACCGTTGGGTGACATCCATGAGGTCCGTTTGA
- the thrS gene encoding threonine--tRNA ligase produces MDDFDHRVLGSRLDLFHQQDESPGAIFWHPRGMVLYRVVEEYIRARMRQAGFAEVRTPQIVSRGLWEQSGHWEKFGKNMFSLESDSNPYCLKPMSCPCHVQLFRKGVRSYRDLPVRYAEFGAVHRAEPSGALHGLMRARAFTQDDAHVLCLPDQVEVEVARFCVLLKTIYADFGFDGFDVALSTRPAVRAGDDAVWDRAEAMLASAARAAGLDFAMLAGEGAFYGPKLEFHLLDRQGRKWQCGTIQLDFVLPERLGATYVAEDGARATPVMLHHAVLGSLERFIGILLEHYEGWLPTWLAPDQIVVANIGEDDRAFADNTAFAFEEIGCRVLRDFRSERLTRKIFDARELAAPIVAVAGRKEALAGEVSLRMRSGEQHVLSIDDALAYLKQHARSPSATRVFRSPG; encoded by the coding sequence ATGGACGATTTCGACCATCGAGTGCTTGGCAGCAGACTCGATCTGTTTCACCAGCAGGATGAAAGTCCGGGCGCCATTTTCTGGCACCCGCGCGGCATGGTCCTTTACCGGGTCGTCGAGGAATACATTCGCGCCAGGATGCGGCAAGCCGGCTTCGCCGAAGTCAGGACACCTCAGATTGTGTCGCGCGGGCTGTGGGAACAGAGCGGCCATTGGGAGAAGTTCGGGAAAAACATGTTCTCGCTCGAGAGCGACAGCAACCCGTACTGCCTCAAGCCGATGAGCTGCCCGTGCCATGTGCAGCTTTTCAGGAAGGGTGTTCGCTCGTATCGCGACCTGCCGGTCCGCTACGCGGAATTCGGGGCAGTGCACCGCGCGGAGCCGTCGGGCGCGCTGCACGGGCTCATGCGTGCCCGTGCATTCACGCAGGACGATGCGCACGTGCTCTGCCTGCCCGATCAGGTCGAGGTCGAAGTGGCGCGATTCTGCGTGCTGCTGAAGACGATCTATGCCGACTTCGGGTTCGACGGATTCGACGTGGCGCTGTCGACGAGGCCGGCGGTTCGCGCGGGCGACGATGCGGTCTGGGATCGTGCGGAAGCGATGCTTGCGTCGGCTGCGCGAGCGGCGGGCCTGGATTTCGCGATGCTGGCGGGAGAAGGGGCATTCTATGGCCCCAAGCTCGAGTTTCATCTGCTCGACCGCCAGGGGCGGAAGTGGCAGTGCGGGACGATCCAGCTCGACTTCGTGTTGCCGGAACGGCTCGGCGCAACCTATGTCGCGGAGGACGGCGCACGCGCGACGCCCGTCATGCTGCATCACGCGGTACTCGGGAGCCTCGAACGGTTCATCGGCATCCTGCTCGAGCATTACGAGGGCTGGTTGCCGACGTGGCTGGCGCCCGATCAGATCGTCGTCGCGAACATCGGAGAGGACGACCGTGCATTCGCGGACAACACGGCGTTCGCGTTCGAGGAGATCGGCTGTCGCGTGCTGCGGGACTTTCGTTCCGAGCGCTTGACGCGCAAGATTTTCGACGCGCGGGAACTGGCCGCGCCGATCGTCGCGGTGGCCGGACGGAAGGAAGCGCTGGCCGGCGAGGTGTCGTTGCGGATGAGGAGCGGGGAGCAGCACGTGCTGTCGATCGACGATGCGCTCGCGTACCTGAAGCAGCATGCGCGTTCGCCTTCCGCGACGCGCGTGTTTCGCTCGCCGGGTTGA
- a CDS encoding MASE1 domain-containing protein: protein MDTKRSRPGLVAALLWAALYLATGYISHEFNGPVRLTGYIWLPAGVTVGAFMLRPVRDWLTLAGAFLVGQLALTAIEHGSLVNAVLFTIDEVGAAALAVWLVQRVRFSLEGLYFLRSVILAGLIAGVVGAIGGAAWYTTVKGAPFFDVWSVWAASDFVGVLLVTPVLASWSRFRAHRSGDHERFDLMLGIVAFVLLVIVALVIFDGDTSQKFGTGAGFALTYIPLFLTVAVTLLLGGRAGSSSVLVLALIVIEQTAQGDGPFSSFHEHYGSALLEAQLYLAVASLLVLTVSTLKTTRERVHEHAAVLQNNMELALASAGQIAYVLDPESGRIDWSGDVERVFGVGVDASQIASVPLVLERVQPGDREALSDYWNAEIAGEDRASLSLRIVLRDGGTQTITDHGAPLLDSNVDVTVVAGVWQIERVWPADE, encoded by the coding sequence ATGGACACCAAACGATCGCGGCCGGGGCTCGTCGCCGCGCTGCTCTGGGCGGCGCTGTATCTCGCGACCGGCTACATCTCGCACGAGTTCAACGGCCCCGTCCGGCTGACGGGCTACATCTGGCTGCCGGCCGGCGTCACGGTCGGCGCGTTCATGTTGCGGCCGGTGCGCGACTGGCTGACGCTGGCCGGCGCGTTCCTCGTGGGGCAGCTCGCACTGACGGCGATCGAACACGGCAGCCTCGTCAATGCGGTGCTGTTCACGATCGACGAGGTCGGCGCGGCCGCGCTCGCGGTCTGGCTCGTGCAGCGCGTGCGCTTCTCGCTCGAAGGGCTGTACTTCCTGCGCTCGGTGATCCTCGCCGGGTTGATCGCGGGCGTCGTCGGCGCGATCGGCGGCGCGGCGTGGTACACGACGGTCAAGGGCGCGCCGTTCTTCGACGTGTGGTCGGTGTGGGCTGCATCCGATTTCGTCGGCGTGCTGCTGGTCACGCCGGTGCTCGCGTCGTGGTCGCGCTTTCGCGCGCACCGCTCGGGCGACCACGAGCGCTTCGACCTGATGCTCGGGATCGTCGCGTTCGTGCTGCTCGTGATCGTCGCGCTGGTGATCTTCGACGGCGACACGTCGCAGAAATTCGGCACGGGCGCCGGCTTCGCGCTCACGTATATTCCGCTGTTCCTGACCGTCGCGGTGACGCTGCTGCTCGGCGGTCGCGCGGGCTCGTCGTCGGTGCTGGTGCTCGCGCTGATCGTGATCGAGCAGACCGCGCAGGGCGACGGCCCGTTCTCGTCGTTTCACGAACACTACGGCAGCGCGCTGCTCGAAGCGCAGCTCTATCTCGCGGTCGCGTCGCTGCTGGTGCTGACGGTCAGCACGCTGAAGACGACGCGCGAGCGTGTGCACGAGCATGCGGCGGTCCTGCAGAACAACATGGAGCTCGCGCTCGCGAGCGCCGGCCAGATCGCGTACGTGCTCGATCCGGAGTCGGGCCGGATCGACTGGAGCGGCGACGTCGAGCGTGTGTTCGGCGTCGGCGTCGATGCGTCGCAGATCGCGAGCGTGCCGCTCGTGCTCGAACGCGTGCAGCCGGGCGACCGCGAAGCACTGAGCGACTACTGGAACGCGGAGATCGCCGGCGAGGATCGCGCGTCGCTGTCGCTGCGCATCGTGCTGCGCGACGGCGGCACGCAGACGATCACCGACCACGGCGCGCCGTTGCTCGATTCGAACGTCGACGTAACGGTGGTCGCGGGCGTCTGGCAGATCGAACGCGTGTGGCCGGCGGACGAATGA
- a CDS encoding dicarboxylate/amino acid:cation symporter — translation MKKKHNITKYIVVAMMLGIAVGYACHSAFPDPKMAKEVAGYVSLLSDVFLRLIKMIIAPLVFATLTVGIAQMGDGGAVGRVGVKAFGWFFIASFTSLLLGLLTATILQPGSHLSLPLPPADAALNLKTGAFTLKDFVVHLVPKSIAEAMANNEILQIVVFSIFFGTALSALGDAGKRLTGVIEDLAQVMLKVTGAVMWFAPIAVFAALASTITTEGLGILLTFAKFMASFYLALALLWGVLTLAGVTFLGKRAFTLIRLIREPFLLSFATASSEAAYPKLLDALDRFGVNRKISSFVLPIGYSFNLDGSMMYCTFAVLFIAQVYGIHLPLGTQITMLLMLMVTSKGMAGVPRASLVVIAATLNQFNMPEAGLLLIMGVDMFLDMGRSATNAVGNSIAAAVVAKWEGQLDDPRDDNDSDGGRVAEVKVRETSA, via the coding sequence ATGAAGAAGAAGCACAACATTACCAAGTACATCGTCGTGGCGATGATGCTGGGTATCGCCGTGGGTTACGCGTGTCACAGCGCGTTTCCCGACCCGAAGATGGCGAAGGAAGTCGCCGGTTACGTGTCGTTGCTGTCTGATGTATTCCTGCGATTGATCAAGATGATCATCGCGCCGCTGGTATTCGCGACGCTGACCGTCGGCATTGCGCAGATGGGCGACGGCGGCGCGGTGGGCCGCGTGGGCGTCAAGGCGTTCGGCTGGTTCTTCATCGCGTCGTTCACGTCGCTGCTGCTGGGTCTGCTGACCGCGACGATCCTGCAGCCGGGCAGCCACCTGAGCCTGCCGCTGCCGCCTGCCGATGCGGCCCTCAACCTGAAGACGGGTGCCTTCACGCTGAAGGACTTCGTGGTCCACCTGGTGCCGAAGTCGATCGCCGAGGCGATGGCGAACAACGAAATCCTGCAGATCGTGGTGTTCTCGATCTTCTTCGGCACCGCGCTGTCGGCGCTCGGCGACGCGGGCAAGCGCCTGACGGGCGTGATCGAGGATCTCGCGCAGGTGATGCTGAAGGTGACGGGCGCGGTGATGTGGTTTGCGCCGATCGCGGTGTTCGCGGCGCTCGCGTCGACGATCACGACCGAAGGGCTCGGCATCCTGCTGACGTTTGCGAAGTTCATGGCGAGCTTCTATCTGGCGCTCGCGCTGCTGTGGGGCGTGCTGACGCTCGCCGGCGTGACGTTCCTGGGCAAGCGCGCGTTCACGCTGATCCGGCTGATTCGCGAGCCGTTCCTGCTGTCGTTCGCGACGGCGAGCTCCGAGGCTGCGTATCCGAAGCTGCTGGACGCGCTGGACCGCTTCGGCGTGAACCGCAAGATCTCGAGCTTCGTGCTGCCGATCGGCTATTCGTTCAACCTCGACGGCTCGATGATGTACTGCACGTTCGCGGTGCTGTTCATCGCGCAGGTGTACGGCATCCATCTGCCGCTGGGCACGCAGATCACGATGCTGCTGATGCTGATGGTGACGTCGAAGGGGATGGCCGGCGTACCGCGTGCGTCGCTGGTCGTGATCGCCGCGACGCTCAACCAGTTCAACATGCCCGAAGCCGGGTTGCTGCTGATCATGGGCGTCGACATGTTCCTCGACATGGGGCGCTCGGCCACCAACGCGGTCGGCAACTCGATCGCGGCTGCGGTGGTCGCGAAGTGGGAAGGGCAACTCGACGATCCGCGCGATGACAACGATTCGGACGGCGGGCGCGTGGCCGAGGTGAAAGTGCGGGAGACCTCGGCGTGA
- a CDS encoding peptidylprolyl isomerase: MKMKTTPNRLLLIAALAGALSGSVYAQTAATVATVNGTPITQTDVDTLLRASGQPDSPQVRQAIKNQLITRVLVQQAAEKANYGDKPEVKAAVQQAKATAEVQLYLRDNVKPEPVTDEQVKARYDALVATLGKSEYKPRVIVVKDPVTAATVLSELKAGKSFDGLARQYSMAPSRDSGGELPWVSFNTPAAEGRTGGLPLPVAQALEKLTVGAATKDSIPVDGVRAIVKLDAKRPTQVPGFEAAKPGLQQQLQAIAVEKASAQMIGNLLKDAKITQ, from the coding sequence ATGAAGATGAAGACGACACCGAACCGCCTGTTGCTGATCGCCGCACTGGCCGGCGCACTGAGCGGTTCCGTTTACGCGCAGACGGCCGCGACAGTCGCGACCGTCAACGGCACGCCGATCACGCAGACCGACGTCGACACGCTGCTGCGCGCGTCCGGGCAGCCCGATTCGCCGCAGGTCCGCCAAGCGATCAAGAACCAGCTGATCACGCGCGTGCTGGTGCAGCAGGCGGCCGAGAAGGCGAACTACGGCGACAAGCCCGAGGTCAAGGCGGCGGTGCAGCAGGCGAAGGCGACGGCCGAGGTGCAGCTATACCTGCGCGACAACGTGAAGCCCGAGCCGGTGACCGACGAGCAGGTGAAGGCGCGTTACGACGCGCTCGTCGCGACGCTCGGCAAGAGCGAATACAAGCCGCGCGTGATCGTCGTCAAGGATCCGGTGACGGCCGCGACCGTGCTGAGTGAGTTGAAAGCGGGCAAGTCGTTCGACGGGCTCGCGCGTCAGTACAGCATGGCGCCGAGCCGCGACAGCGGCGGCGAGCTGCCGTGGGTGAGCTTCAACACGCCGGCGGCGGAAGGCAGGACGGGCGGGTTGCCGCTGCCGGTCGCTCAGGCGCTCGAGAAGCTGACCGTCGGCGCGGCGACGAAGGATTCGATTCCGGTCGATGGCGTGCGGGCGATCGTGAAGCTGGATGCGAAGCGGCCGACGCAGGTGCCCGGTTTCGAGGCCGCGAAGCCGGGGCTTCAGCAGCAGCTGCAGGCGATCGCGGTCGAGAAGGCGAGCGCGCAGATGATCGGCAATCTGCTGAAGGACGCGAAGATCACGCAATGA
- a CDS encoding GNAT family N-acetyltransferase, with protein sequence MKPAIDLRPASATDLPFLLTLRRLTMTEHLQRVGAPTDDAAHDQRIRAHFEDAMIVCAGAEAIGLLKVTRAAGEWHVHQIQILPAHQGRGIGEAVLNALLTDAAREHVPVSLSVLHGNPARRLYERLGFRLASETDTSASLIWRA encoded by the coding sequence ATGAAACCGGCGATCGATCTGCGTCCTGCCTCCGCCACCGACCTCCCGTTCCTGCTGACGCTCCGTCGACTGACGATGACCGAGCACCTGCAACGCGTCGGCGCGCCGACCGATGACGCGGCGCACGACCAGCGCATCCGCGCGCACTTTGAAGACGCGATGATTGTTTGCGCAGGCGCCGAGGCCATCGGCTTGCTGAAGGTGACGCGCGCCGCCGGCGAATGGCACGTCCATCAGATCCAGATTCTCCCGGCGCACCAGGGCCGCGGCATCGGCGAGGCCGTGCTGAACGCATTGCTGACCGACGCCGCACGCGAGCACGTGCCGGTATCGCTCAGCGTGCTGCACGGCAACCCGGCGCGGCGGCTCTACGAACGGCTCGGCTTCCGGCTCGCGTCGGAAACCGACACGAGCGCGAGCCTGATCTGGCGCGCGTGA
- a CDS encoding polysaccharide deacetylase family protein, with the protein MFTSAPRHPILMYHQVRPLPPPTDRLRSLSVAPDAFRRQMSLFKRLGYRGLSVRELQPYLRGERSGKVFGISFDDGFLNVLTHAMPVLDELGFTATCYFVAGRFGGENDWDAGADTARSSLMTCEDMLVWRDHGHEIGSHTLDHVALSQVPGYESDHQVSESKRRLEALSGQRVESFCYPYGDLDARVRDQVADAGYDNATTTRRGCAAAADDPFLLPRIPVAGGVGAVRLWFKCMKAQVRARG; encoded by the coding sequence ATGTTTACGTCCGCCCCGCGCCATCCGATCCTGATGTATCACCAGGTACGCCCGTTGCCGCCGCCGACCGACCGGCTGCGCAGCCTGAGCGTCGCACCCGATGCGTTCCGCCGCCAGATGTCGCTGTTCAAGCGGCTCGGCTACCGCGGGCTGAGCGTGCGCGAACTGCAGCCGTATCTGCGCGGCGAGCGCAGCGGGAAGGTCTTCGGCATCTCGTTCGACGACGGTTTTCTCAACGTGCTGACCCATGCGATGCCGGTGCTGGACGAGCTCGGGTTCACCGCGACCTGCTATTTCGTCGCCGGCCGCTTCGGCGGCGAGAACGACTGGGATGCAGGAGCCGACACCGCGCGCTCATCGCTGATGACCTGCGAGGACATGCTCGTGTGGCGCGATCACGGCCATGAAATCGGCTCGCATACGCTCGATCACGTCGCGCTGTCGCAGGTGCCCGGGTACGAGTCGGATCATCAGGTAAGCGAATCGAAGCGGCGGCTCGAGGCATTGAGCGGCCAGCGCGTCGAATCGTTCTGCTATCCGTACGGCGACCTGGATGCGCGGGTGCGCGACCAGGTCGCCGATGCCGGTTACGACAATGCGACGACGACCCGGCGCGGGTGCGCCGCCGCGGCCGACGATCCGTTCCTGCTGCCGCGGATTCCGGTCGCGGGCGGTGTCGGGGCCGTTCGGTTGTGGTTCAAGTGCATGAAGGCGCAGGTGCGGGCACGCGGGTAA